A stretch of the Perca flavescens isolate YP-PL-M2 chromosome 10, PFLA_1.0, whole genome shotgun sequence genome encodes the following:
- the b4galt1l gene encoding beta-1,4-galactosyltransferase 1 produces MAGDATLNFSLLHRTCKLVVLLCFLHISVTVFFYVRSLDIRFAFVRNQQSHSNSTTEMNPVRNIPEYTPGLELKMPETKDQTKEQTAKVKMAEEPEKKKAEEPEKKKAEEPEKKKAEGPEKKTVEPEKKLEKCPETSPLLVGPLRVEFNMPLDLQQMEKETPSLRPGGRFWPAGCRAQQKVAIIIPFRKRDEHLKFWLYYLHPILQRQQLDYGVYVINQDGDETFNRAKLLNIGYVEALKEYDYECFVFSDVDLIPMDDRNTYKCFSQPRHLSVSMDKFGFKLPYNQYFGGVSSLSKEQYLKINGFPNNYWGWGGEDDDIFNRLSSKGMSISRPSGDIGKCRMIRHQRDKKNDPNPQRFNRIAHTRETMQKDGINSLTYRVVKAEKFHLYTLITVDVGKP; encoded by the exons ATGGCCGGAGACGCCACGTTGAACTTCAGCCTCTTACACCGGACCTGTAAGCTGGTGGTGCTGCTCTGTTTCCTCCACATCTCCGTCACCGTCTTCTTCTACGTCCGCTCTCTGGACATCCGCTTCGCATTCGTCCGGAACCAGCAGTCGCATAGCAACAGCACCACGGAGATGAACCCGGTCAGAAACATCCCAGAATATACCCCCGGACTGGAGCTAAAGATGCCCGAGACT AAAGACCAAACCAAGGAGCAGACGGCCAAAGTGAAGATGGCGGAGgaaccagagaagaagaaggcggaggaaccagagaagaagaaggcggaggaaccagagaagaagaaggcgGAGGGACCAGAGAAGAAGACAGTGGAACCAGAGAAGAAGCTGGAGAAATGTCCTGAAACATCTCCTCTGCTGG tGGGTCCTCTCCGTGTGGAGTTCAACATGCCCCTGGACCTGCAGCAGATGGAGAAGGAGACCCCGAGCCTGCGGCCCGGTGGGCGGTTCTGGCCCGCGGGGTGCCGGGCCCAGCAGAAGGTGGCCATCATCATCCCGTTCAGGAAGAGAGACGAGCACCTCAAGTTCTGGCTCTACTACCTGCACCCCATCCTGCAGCGCCAGCAGCTCGACTACGGAGTCTACGTCATCAACCAG gatGGAGACGAGACGTTCAACCGAGCCAAGCTGCTGAACATCGGCTACGTTGAGGCCCTGAAGGAGTACGACTACGAGTGCTTCGTCTTCAGCGACGTGGACCTGATCCCCATGGACGACCGCAACACCTACAAGTGCTTCAGCCAGCCGAGACACCTGTCGGTGTCCATGGACAAGTTCGGCTTCAA GTTACCCTATAATCAGTATTTTGGAGGCGTGTCCTCGCTGAGTAAAGAACAGTACCTGAAGATCAACGGCTTCCCCAACAACTACTGGGGCTGGGGGGGGGAGGACGACGACATCTTcaacag GCTCTCATCTAAAGGAATGTCCATCTCCAGACCGAGTGGTGATATTGGGAAATGTCGCATGATCCGCCaccagagagacaaaaagaatGACCCCAATCCTCAGAG gtttaACCGGATCGCCCACACCCGAGAGACGATGCAGAAAGACGGGATCAACTCTCTGACGTACCGCGTGGTGAAGGCCGAGAAGTTCCACCTGTACACGCTGATCACCGTGGACGTGGGGAAGCCATGA